Genomic segment of Sphingopyxis lindanitolerans:
CGCTGCCCGCGCGAGGTGACGAGACCCGCGAGCAACGACCCGCCGACGCCAAGCAGGATCGTCGCGATCCATCCCATGTCGACGGCGCCGGGATAGAAGAATCGCGCGAGCGCGCCGATGATCAGGCCCGAGATGATGGCGCTGAGAATGTTGATCATGCGTCGAACCCTCCTTCCAGGAATTTTTCGGCCAGCGCCGCGTGCAGCGCCGCGCCCCTTGCCATGACCTTTTCGTCGAGCACCATATGGTTCGAGTGGAGGCCGCAGCAGGCGCGCCAGTCGCTGCCTTGCTCGCTTGCGCCGAGCCAGAACATCGCGCCGGGGACTTTTTCGAGGACGTAGGAGAAATCCTCGGCGCCCATCACGGGGTTGCCCATCGTCAGCCACGCTTCCTCGCCGAAGGTCGCTTCGACGACCGTCTGGCCAAAGGCGACCGCGCGCGCGTCGCAGATCGTGACCGGAAAGCCTTCCTCGACCGTCACCTCGGCGGTGCAGCCATGCGCTTCGGCGATCGCGGGGGCGAGGCGCTTGAGCTCGCGCGCGACCATCGCGCGGCGTTCAGGCGACAGGGTGCGGATCGTGCCGAGCATTTCGGCGGTCTCGGGAATGATATTGTTCGTCGTCCCCGCCGCGATCTTTGCGATGGTGACGACCGCGGGGTCGAACACCGAGATGCGGCGCGTCACCATCGTCTGGATCGCGGAGACGATTTCGCAGGCGACCGGGATCGGGTCGATCGAATCCTGCGGCATCGAGGCGTGGCCGCCCGCGCCCTTGACGATGATCGACAGCACGTCGGACGAGGCGAGCAGCGGCCCAGCGCGCCCCGCAAAGACCCCGTGCGGCGCATTGGGCATGATGTGGAGCGCGAAGGCGGCGTCGGGGAGCGGGTCGATCAGTCCGTCGTCGAGCATGAAGCGCGCGCCGTGGTGGCCTTCCTCGCCCGGCTGGAACATGAACAGCACGGTCCCCGCCAGCCGGTCGCGCGCCGCACAGAGCAGCTTCGCCGCGCCGACGAGCATCGCGACATGGGTGTCGTGGCCGCAGGCGTGCATCGCGCCGCTGGTTTCGGAGGTGAAGGCGAGCCCGGTATCCTCGACCAGCGGCAGCGCGTCCATGTCACCGCGCAGCAACACGGTGCGCCCGTTCGCGGGCCCGCGCAGGATCGCGATCAGGCCGGTGGTCGATGGCCCTTCGCGAAATTCGAGCGGCAGCCCCGCGAGCGCCTCCTTGATCTTCGCGAGTGTCTTGGGGTTTTGCAGGCCCAATTCGGGTTCGCGGTGGATCGCGCGGCGCAGGTCGACGAGGTCGTCGAGCAGCGTTTCGGCCTCGGCGGGCCAGCTTCGTGCGATTTCGTTCATTTTCGTCCTCCGAACAATTGCCGCCCCGCCAGGTCGAGCATGATTTCCTCGCTGCCCCCGCCGATCGCGTTGACGCGGACTTCGCGGTAGATGCGTTCGACCTTGCTGCCGGTGATATAGGACGCGCCGCCAAGGATTTGCGCCGCTTCGCGGGCCACGGATTCGAGCATACGGGTCGCCTGGACCTTGAGCATCGCGAAATCGGCGGGGCGTGCCTTGTTTTCCTTAACCTGCCACGCGGCGAGGTCGACCCAGGCCTGCGTCGCCTCGATCTGGCGCTCCATGTCGGCGAGCTTGATGCGGATCGACTGGTGGCCGACAAGCGGCTTGCCGAAGGTTTCGCGGTTCTGCGCCCATTCGGCCGCTTCGGCCATCGCGACGCGGGCATAGGCGCAGCAGCCCATCGCCATGCCGAGCCGCTCGCTGTTGAAGTTGCGCATGATGCCGATGAAGCCGCCGTTTTCGGGGCCGATCAGGTTTGCGGCGGGGACGCGGACGTCGCCGAAGTGAATTGCGGCGGTGTCGCTGCATCGCCAGCCCATCTTGTCGAGCCGGGTGCGCTCGACGCCCGGCGCGTCCATCGCGATCAGCAGCAGCGAGATGCCCGCCGCGCCCGCCTCGCCGGTGCGCACGGCGCAAGTCAGCCAGTCGGCGCGCATGCCGCTGGTGATGAACATCTTGCCACCGTTGACGAGGTAGGAATCGCCATCCTTCACGGCGGTAGTTTTCAGATTGGCGACGTCGCTGCCGCCGCCCGCCTCGGTGATGCCGAGCGCGATGATCTTCTCGCCCGCCAGCACCGGCGGCGCGACGCGCTGTTTGAGTTCGTCGGAGCCCAGGGCAAGGATCGGCGGCAGGCCGATACCGTGCGTCATCAGCGAGGCGCCGAGCCCGCCCGCACCGACCGCGGCGAGTTCCTCGGTCACGACGAGGCTGTGGAAATTGTCGAAGCCGGCGCTGTGCCCGCCATATTGCTCGGGATAGCGCAGCCCGAGGATGCCGGCCTCGGCGGCCTTCTTGTGCAGGCTCCTCGGCAGTTCGCCCTCGGCTTCCCAGCGGTCGATGTGGGGCGCGACCTCGCGCGCGACGAAGCGGCGGACGCTTTGCGCGAGCGCTTCGTGAGTGTCGTCATAATAAGGCGAACGCGCGCGCCAGTCGTCGAAAGCGGTCATGCCGCGATGCTGGGCCGGGGTGACGTGAACGTCAAGCGGACTACGCTGGAAATTTGCGCTCGATTTCCGCGTTCTGTCGCTTAAGGTCGCACGCCATGACAAAATCGATCCTGCTCGCCGGCCTGGCCGCTTTCGCCCTCATCTCCGTCCCTGCTGCCGCGCAGCAATCGCCCGAGGCCGTCGCCGCAGCCGCGCTGAAAAAGGCGCCGGTGTTCGACGGGCACAATGACGTGCCGTGGGCGCTGCGCGAGCGCGTGCATAACATGATCAACGATTTCGATTTCCGCGACACGACCGACACCGCGCGGCCCGATGCGACCCCGCCGACGATCGCGATGCACACCGACATTCAGCGGCTGCGCAAGGGCCATGTCGGCGCGCAATTCTGGTCGGTCTTCGTCCCCGCCGATCCCGACGAGGCAAAGACGGTGCAGCAGACGCTCGAGCAGATCGATGTGACCAAGCGGCTCGTGGCGCGCTATCCGAACGATCTGGCGCTCGCGACGAACAGCGCCGAGCTTGAAAAGGCGATGAAGGCAGGGAAGATCGCCGGGATGATCGGTATGGAGGGCGGCCATTCGATCGGCGGATCGCTCGCCGTGCTGCGCCAGATGTACGACCTCGGCGCGCGCTACATGACGCTGACGCACAGCCGGAACATCGCCTGGGCCGACAGCGCGACCGACGCGCCGGCGCATGATGGGCTCACCGATTTCGGGCTTCAGGTGGTGCGCGAGATGAACCGGATCGGGATGATCGTCGATTTGAGCCATACGAGCGAGGCGACGATGAAGGATGCGCTCGCCGCGTCGAAGGCGCCGGTGATGTTCAGCCATTCGGGCGTGCGCGCGATCAATCCGCACCCGCGCAACGTCCCCGACAGCGTGCTGCCGCTCGTCAAGGCGAACGGCGGGATCATCATGGTCGTGCTGCTGCCGAGCTTCCTCGACGCCGACGTCCGCGCCCAGGGCCTCGCGCGCACCGCCGAGCAGGCGCGGCTGAAGGCGA
This window contains:
- a CDS encoding acyl-CoA dehydrogenase family protein, encoding MTAFDDWRARSPYYDDTHEALAQSVRRFVAREVAPHIDRWEAEGELPRSLHKKAAEAGILGLRYPEQYGGHSAGFDNFHSLVVTEELAAVGAGGLGASLMTHGIGLPPILALGSDELKQRVAPPVLAGEKIIALGITEAGGGSDVANLKTTAVKDGDSYLVNGGKMFITSGMRADWLTCAVRTGEAGAAGISLLLIAMDAPGVERTRLDKMGWRCSDTAAIHFGDVRVPAANLIGPENGGFIGIMRNFNSERLGMAMGCCAYARVAMAEAAEWAQNRETFGKPLVGHQSIRIKLADMERQIEATQAWVDLAAWQVKENKARPADFAMLKVQATRMLESVAREAAQILGGASYITGSKVERIYREVRVNAIGGGSEEIMLDLAGRQLFGGRK
- a CDS encoding dipeptidase, yielding MTKSILLAGLAAFALISVPAAAQQSPEAVAAAALKKAPVFDGHNDVPWALRERVHNMINDFDFRDTTDTARPDATPPTIAMHTDIQRLRKGHVGAQFWSVFVPADPDEAKTVQQTLEQIDVTKRLVARYPNDLALATNSAELEKAMKAGKIAGMIGMEGGHSIGGSLAVLRQMYDLGARYMTLTHSRNIAWADSATDAPAHDGLTDFGLQVVREMNRIGMIVDLSHTSEATMKDALAASKAPVMFSHSGVRAINPHPRNVPDSVLPLVKANGGIIMVVLLPSFLDADVRAQGLARTAEQARLKAMYPGDPAAADAGLKAWDAGHPVPTTTVAKVADHIDHIRTMIGVDHVGLGGDYDGMDSAPVGMEDVSGYPALFTELAKRGYSQADLEKIASGNMLRVLKAVEAYAASQKGQPPVETPVAE
- a CDS encoding GlsB/YeaQ/YmgE family stress response membrane protein, which codes for MINILSAIISGLIIGALARFFYPGAVDMGWIATILLGVGGSLLAGLVTSRGQREFHGAGCLASVIGAIVLILVGRLLGIGG
- a CDS encoding M20 metallopeptidase family protein is translated as MNEIARSWPAEAETLLDDLVDLRRAIHREPELGLQNPKTLAKIKEALAGLPLEFREGPSTTGLIAILRGPANGRTVLLRGDMDALPLVEDTGLAFTSETSGAMHACGHDTHVAMLVGAAKLLCAARDRLAGTVLFMFQPGEEGHHGARFMLDDGLIDPLPDAAFALHIMPNAPHGVFAGRAGPLLASSDVLSIIVKGAGGHASMPQDSIDPIPVACEIVSAIQTMVTRRISVFDPAVVTIAKIAAGTTNNIIPETAEMLGTIRTLSPERRAMVARELKRLAPAIAEAHGCTAEVTVEEGFPVTICDARAVAFGQTVVEATFGEEAWLTMGNPVMGAEDFSYVLEKVPGAMFWLGASEQGSDWRACCGLHSNHMVLDEKVMARGAALHAALAEKFLEGGFDA